One Glycine max cultivar Williams 82 chromosome 1, Glycine_max_v4.0, whole genome shotgun sequence genomic window, GCTCACTGAAGAGAGCTTAAACTTTCGAACTTTTGAAGCATTTTCAGGCTGAAAGGCTATCTCAGTACTTGATCTGACAGTTACTTCTTTCCACTCTGGTCCTGATGCCCCTTCAGTTCTATAGTCACGCAAGCTGTATAGAACTTGAAGCCTAGAAGGAGCTGCAAATCATCCCAAGTTAATCAAATAAACTGCAAACTACAGACCAAATCAATACAAGTATAGAAAGCTTCCTTTCTTGAATGTTTTTCCCTCCATCAGAGACAGGTAATTATCAGTTGAAGATCATTCATGTAACAGGTAGTTAATTCAATATCATAATTAGATGAACCACATATTTTCCTGATTTCCAAATGTCAACTAAGATGCATTTGATGCACATTTAGGGAGAGAAGGGAGCTTGAGAAATATGATTATCACAGAGAGGAAGAGAGTTTTTTCCCCCTAACTTTTGGATGGTGTTGTTCATAAAACAAATTTGTCCCTTGGTTTATAgagtaacatatttttaaacttttgtttAGTGTTTCATCctttgttagtttgttttgttttgttttattttataccacgtccattttaaaatcaaacataaaaccATTAGTTTCGTACTGTCtgctcctttattttttttagcaaatcaAGGGTACCCCTAGTGTATAAGAGCCAATGGTGGGATGTTAACATTCTCTCTCCCTTCCTACAATGATTTTGTGCCCTCATtcttcttgatcttgattcatCTACTTTTAACTTAAAGGAGGATATATTACTATGTTTTGGGGATAGAGGATATCATAATTACTGTTAAGCAGATTAATACAATTGAAAagtaaaatcatgatttattccCAAAAGATTACCTAGTCCAAACATGCTTGTCTTTTGGATTATCATACGACCAACTTTTGATCTTCTAATAGGTCTTAAAGCCTCAACATCTTCTTGTTTGCCCTTAAATTCCAGGAACTCCCCCAATACATACTTGTTGCCTTTAAGCTCCACCCTACAAACCAAACAATCTCTTTTGTTAGTGAAAACCTATGATTTGGTAATATTAAAAGATACCAACAAATCTCCAAAAACATACTTATATGAAGGTACATCTGATTTCTAAGCCCCTTTttgatcaatatatatatatatatatatatatatataaaagttaaattttttttatttttctagatCCAGGAAATTTAgtaacatataattttatggAAATATTTCTAAGGAATCACATGAAGGCAAAGATACTAGAGgatgaaaatttataatgtcTCATTTTTTACGTTCATTTTCCCGTATTTCTTTTCGTTCTAGCTCGTCATCTTCATCCCCAACCTCAGACCCAAGAAACTTAAATTTGCTTACTGAACAAGATAATCAGACCCACGAGGTCACCCCTAAACATAACCTCTTCGATGAAGAAGTACgaacagtatatatatatatatacggaCAGAATTATTCTGATTCCGAAGAATTTCGTGGCTGCACCAAAATCATTAGTGTTTAAATCATCCAAAAAGAATGTATTGAAATAGATGGAACCACACATTTAGTCATTTCATAACAGTGTCTATaaatccatttaaaaaaaaataacagctCAAGGTTAGACTGGGCCTATGCTTTATGGCTTCAAGCTAGCTTTTGCATGATCATTTGTTATTCTGTGGCATcacaaacataaataaaaaacatcattGAGCCTTCTCTTAATAGGGCTTCAAGATTGCTTGTGAATTGTGACACATATCAAGCAAAGACAAACCAGACTTTTAACAAGTCAAAATCCCATAGCTAAGAAATGGATTAACATGCTTACTTCCCTAAGCCAAAGTTTTGTCAAGGCACCATTAACAGCATCAAATTGTCAGAAATTTtactaggaaaaaaaaaaaacagtgactCATTAAGTACAAACGGTAACTAACCTATCCCATATTGGAGCTGAGCCAAGGACAAAATCAAGATTCTGATTAACAGATTCTTGCATATCCTTCTTCCCACTACGAAAGGCACTCTTCACCCAACTAGACAGCATCCTCTTTGGTTCTGGCTTCAGTTGCATCCATTGATCATGGGTAATAACTTCAGATGGAAAACTGCCAGCAGGAATGGTACTGCAAATACAAATAaagagattaattatttattatttgatttgaacaTACATTACcaaacaagtttaaaatgacaaaaaaaaatgctttataAAGGTAATAATAACTTCTCAACCTGAAATCATGAACATCACAAACCACAGATCAAAAGAGAGTAGCATCTAAAAgattagaagaagaaattgaCATTAATAATAGCAAGTAGAGTGATATTACAAGGAGGTTTGAAATCATACCATAATTTAGGATTTGGAAGTATAACTTTGCAAGAAATGTATCCTTCAGGCAGAGCAACCCCTCTCTGTTCAAGATATGATTCAACGATTGAAGCTTGCTTCCTTGCTTCTTCCACCTGtacaaaatttaagaaaaacaattaacGGAGAAACTTACTAAGTAAGCAATCAACTCATGTTCTTCCACGTCTAATGCAGCCTCAATAACAAATCACAAATCACAAatcacaaacaaaaacaaactcaAACCACgcttcatattattattatttaataaacattCAAAAGTACTTTCTAAACCATCTCATAAAAACAGCATTCTGCATAAATAAAAACAGCTTACAGGATCAGGGTGACGCTCTGCTTTATGTTTGTCTGGCTTTTCACAGACCCAACTACCATCGCCACCAATTGTCAAAATTCCAGAGAAGTTTTTCACAGATATCACCCATAGCTCTCTGCAGAGTAATAAATtggaattcaaaaaaaaaaaaacgaaatcaTACTTCAATTAATTACAATCTATCAAGGAAGCAAGCCTTACATtagtaaaatgagaaaaaaatttgaaaggaagaaaagagagaataCTGTTTGGTGAGAAGAACCATATCAATGCTCTGTCGAGAAGCAGTATCGGCATCGGGAATCCGAAGACCCACATACACATTTGCTCCGTAGAGTTTCTTAAGcctgaaaaaaattgaaatcgaTATGTGCCCTAAttggaaaggaaaaataggggaaagaaagagagagagacctATCTGCGACGAAGAAAAGAGCAGAAGAATCGGATCCTTCAATGTCCAAAACGTCGTCGTCGTAGAAGAAGCGTCGGAACAATTTGTAAATGACCAAACCGAAGATAATCTCGAGCCACATCGTTGCAATCctcacttttcttcttctcagtCTTCAGTCTATGGCTATTCACCGCTTAGCTTTTCTACTACCGTGTCTTCCCTGCTAAGGTGTCTGcttcaaatttctattttttaatttaaatatttttacaatttcatttaaaaagtaataaataaaattacgtatttctaaatttttgtttcgttttagaaaaaataacaagttaatttaattgatatgaaattatttattaataacttttaaatatcTCGTCACATGTAATATTGATTAAAGAAATTGTAtaatgattaaataattaaaaaaactgaaattatttttaaatgaatatagttattaaagaaaaaacattattttaatataatataaaatctcaaaatatAAGTATCACACTCTTATCTCTTTCACTTACACAAAATAGATAACCCAAACATGATTGGTTGGTgagaaaatagagaaagaaagtttacggaaataattaaaattgtttggtggagtgaaaataaatattttaaaaaagatgaGACACATTGCACTGATTTATATGTAGTATCAATGTTGGGTTTTCAAGTAAACATCTTAAATTATTTGTGATCTTCAATATCAAGTATGAATCATTTAAAACCTCTCTCTCCAAGTGTCTAAGGCCAAGAGCAAAGAGTATTCCAACGGACCAAACCCAAATAAAATCTCGATGCTTTGTCTCCATTTTCTTGCAGATCGAGGATGGAATTTTGGAGTGTTACATAGTCAAGGAAGCCAAAGATGCAATGCAAGTACAGTTTGAAGCTGTGTTGTTTCTCAAACATTTCATCCAACAGCTACAATATGTTTAATCGCATGAATGCGTGTGGAAAAAAGTGAACTGCTCTTGATCAAGGATACAGTATTATTTCACACTTTCATAATAagagtaaattaattaaaaatttgatggaACTGAAACCAATAATAAGCTCAATCACTATGGTTGTAAACTCGTAATCATGCCAATACACGTCGTGTAAGCCTTGACATCACAATCTCAACCGTCTTTTAACTAACAAATAGGATTTACTTTTTCGCATCAATTGAGATAATTAAGAGTCAATCCACCTAATAATATATAGCAGGAACGGATGACCGTAAagagttaatttaatttaatttataattacacGATGTAATAGTAATCTGTTTCTTTCAAACTGAATGTCAAACTACTACatgcaaaacatttttttttaacaaataaacatAGAAACTCATTGTGATTTTAGCACTACGTATATCTTGAGAGAAAACACCCAGTGGTCATTATATGTCAAAGGGGTAGCAAACATCAGAACTTCTATCTAGCCTTTCATTGGAATCAAGATGAGATAGAAATAGAATCCAACTTGCCACTTCTTTAGTCAGATCTATATAGAAGGACAAGGTGGAAAAGCAGAATAAAGGAGggcaaaaaaacaatataattccACCACATACAATTTACTACTGCCAACATGGAGAACTGCAACCCAAAATAAGTAACTAGAGTAAGACTCCTAAACAATATTACATGCCTCGTCATTCTTTAAAAGCTATTCAAGAAGCAAAAAATCATAAAGCAAATACATGCCAAGCAATTTAATGTTCAATATACCTGCCATTGTTCTATTTGTGGTTGCTACCACCCTTTTTCTTAAGCAGGCTTCCGAACTTGCCAAGCaaagccttcttcttcttcttcacttgtTGCTTTGATGGTGAGTTCCCACTATCATCAACTTTCTCTTTTATAGAGGTTCCATTTACCTGATCAAAGCCCTCAGCACCCTCTATTTTTGAGTCAACTTCCTCTTCAAAGGATTCAGGCTCTGGTTCTCTCTCTGGTAAGAACTCCTTTTTCTCTATCTTGCAGCTCTCCCACATTTTAAATTCGGCTTCTACTGAGTCATCTTTTTCTTTGCTCACTTCTTCATTCACTTTTCCATTCACATTCTCAGGTTTGGGAGATTCAGTTTTTTCATACTTGTCATCCAAGGGAATACTTTCTTCCTGTAAGCTTTGTTTGAGTCCCTCTTCATTGGCTGAAAGCTCTACCTTCTTGGATAAGTCTTCTCCTCCATGTCCATTCTCTTCAGAGAACTCAACTACTTTAGGAAGCATGTCGTAGTCTTTTTCACTGTCAGTAAGATCCCCATTTTCCTCAGTCTGGTTTCTGCTTGTAACTTCATCAAGCATCTTAGATAACTCCTCCACCTTCTTAATAGATGTGGATTCCCTCAATCGGAGTTCCTCGTTTTCTTCAAAAATGTTCTGAAACTCATTTTCTTTATCCAATAGACTCTCCTTCAACTTCATGCTCTCAGCCTTTGCTTCTTTAAGTTCTTCCTGCAGGTGGATCACCTCAGCCTCAACTTCCTTCAGATTTTCCTTCAGTTGGCCTTCTTCCTCCCTCTTGGCATTAGCTTCTTCCTCGGTTTCCTTGAGTAAACGAATCAGCCTATTTATTTCATTTCCCAGGGACGAGTTCTCTTCTTCAGTTAGCTTTAAGCAGTTGACAAGATGATGTTCTCTCTGCTCCCATTCTGCCTTGTAGTTTTCGATGTTGCTATTAGAATTTTCAACACTACATGTAAGAACGTCAATCTCATGCCGTGCATCATTAAGCATGGACTCGCATTTTTCATTAGAGGCCTTTAAGACCAACTTTAAATCTTCAATCTGGGTCTCATAGTTTTCACGTTCAACATGGTTGGCTAATAGCTTTTCTTTGGCATCTCTAGCTTCTGCAGATACTTCATGTAAAGCAGAAGCTAAGCTTTCCATTGCCTTTTTagtcttttcttcttcatctttcgaGATCTCCAATTCATTAATAAGTTTGTCTTTCTCTTCTAGTAGGGTCTGCACACTTGAAGCTGAAAGTTTTTCGTTGTTCAAAGCCTGAGCCTTCTCTTCCTTGACTGTCTCAAGTTCAGATTCAAGAGATTCAACCTTCTTTGACAATTCAAGACTCTCTTCCTTAGCCACATCAAGACAACGCTCTGAATCCTCAAGATCTCCTCTCTGTCTCCCAATTGTCATTTCCAATAATCCCACCTTCTCTTTAAGACTAGAAATTTCAGATTCTGCTTCATGCAACAAATCCTTGTTTCCTTCTAACTGTTTCATTAGGGATTCCAACGACATTGATGCAGATCTCTCCAACTTATTTGCTTCTTCAACCCTCACTTCTAGTTCCTCAACCTTTTTCGTCCACTCCTCTAGCAGACTGTGTGCATAAGATTCAGCCATCCTAGCAGCTTCAAGCTCCACATTAAGCTGTTCAATATAATTCTCTTTCTCTGCCAACTTTGCATCATAACACTGTGCCTTTTCAAGTTCTTCCTTAAGAGCTTCTATCTCTGCTTGCAGCTCCAGTACAACCTTGTTTTCATTAGCCTCAGTTTCCAGCTTTGAATCCAGTACAGCCTTCAAACGTATCAGTTCAGCTGAGAGAATCTCTGCTTTCTCCACATGAAGCTCGGCAATTTTAGTTGCGTCATCAGCATGACTCAGTGCCTGGTTTTTTGCATCACAAGTCATGGCAAGTTCTTGCTTAATCTGCTGAAGCTCCTGAGTAGTGGAGAGAAGAGCAGACACATCCAAAGCATGTTGGTTTCTCACACTTTCAAGCTCTTTCTGccattcttcttccttcttatgtACAGCCTCAATTCCAGCCTGTTCCAACTCAACGGCTCGGAACTTCTCAATCTCAGAACTCTCCTCAGCCCGCTTTTGAGCCACCATTGCCTCCCTGAGTTTCTCATTTGCTTCCTCAGCAACTCTCTGTGCTTCTTTCAGCTCATCAAttgctttctctttctctttctcagcCTGAATCAGCTGTTCCTTTGCTTTCTTTAGATCTTCTTGAGCAAGATTCAACTGGGCCTGCAATTCTGAACCCTTTGCAACTCTTGGAAGTTGTTTCTGAAAATTCAAGGAACATAATAAACATGTCTCAGAGTACAGATAACCAAAGAAAAGCATGACTAAccagatttttcttctttttttttctgtatcaATTATTACACAGCACAATGTGGACATCTTGTAATAATGAATAAGAGGCTATGGATtatctaaaatttcaaattccaaggaaaaaaatgtcaaataactAACACTTGTTAATAGACTCGATACATTTGGCAAATTCAAATGCTTCATCCAAAAACAGAATTGGAAAAGAAAACAGTCCAACTGTCCAAACATGGCCACTTGGTGATCCAACACAAAGTAAATTTACTATAACTTACATCAGCTGCGGTGGAAGTGGGTCTTGGTGATTTCCGCTCAGTGGCAGGCTTTGAATTCAAAGCTCGTGGTGACGATTTTTCTGCAGACAGGCGCAAATTTTGCAGAGGTGATGGTGATTCTGATTCCGGCTTAGACACTCCTTTGCTGAGTCTACTAACTCTTGGAGTTGCAGGTGATGTTTTGTTGGGAGTTGATGGCCGTGTCTTGTTGGGAGTAGCCGGGGTTGCTTTGTTGGGAGTTTCAGATAAACTGGATCTATCAGATTCACAATGTCAATTTCATATCAATAATGCatttaatgaaaagaaaagacaagACACTAAAAAGTAACAAAATGCCATATTTGTATCCAATCAGACAGATGGATCTAAGCCCGCGGAAACCAACTCTTTATTCCAAACTCAGCATCTAAAAGCATTGTCGAGCCAAACACatcaaacatgaaaaaaaaatcaccaagagaaagaaaaaggagataGTAAGTTAGTCACTGCTAACAAAAAGTGAGAATTAGGGCCAGAAACACAGATAGAGATGCAATCCCTAatgaaataacataatttaacaaGAACAGAAGAAGATCGAGACTTAACAATAACCAAAAATAGAAATGAAGTGAAGCCCATCTTTAAATTTCACGCACACACCTTATAGCAAACAAAAAAAGCACCGAAATTTAAACAGATGAAGCAAAGGGCATTCCACATAGCTCaagaaattcaattaaaaatgtgCTCAAGCAGCAGATCAaaaaaaccatcaaatagaaaaCCACCCAGAACAAAAAAGGAAATGTGAAACGGAGCACCGAAGAAGTTGAAGAAACCCACATCAGATCTTACAGCAAATAGAGACACCAACAAAACAAAGCACCGAGCTTGACATACCTGGACTTTGAAGCCATGTTGGTGGGAAGCAACCAAGTAAACAACAAAACGTTAGAAGGTGTTGCCTATGCTGAAAGTGTCAGTTGCAGAACCGAGAATGCTGAAGTTCCAACATTGTCAGAAAGAAGAAACCGAACAAAAATTTAGGATCAGAATAAGATCATAAATTCATAACTGTTTCttttagttttactttttttctttctttctttcttttggtttGTGGGAAATAATTGGAAcgagaagaagatggagaggTATTTTCAGAACATAAACAAAAACCAAATAAGCTGAGTTGGTTTTCCTGTCTCCAGAGTGACCACACCAACACACTATGCTCTTTAcctatttcattttcattttcattttttcatttttctctcggTGGAAGCCGTAGTTAAAGTTAGCGTATATCTTGAGGTTGAGGTTAAGGGGTGTGAATGGACAAAAGTAACCCTGAGTAATCTTAAATCTGTCAAAGCCAAAGGCATGTGTAGCTTTTTCTGAGGCAAAGACATGTCTGTGACTCTTCAACCTTACCCTTCTTTTCAGGGAAAGAGATTGTTTGCCATGGGATTGGGAACTGTCCCGcaactctcttttttttcttcttcttcaaattattttctaaatttaaaaatatctgcAACAAGTGCATGTGCCgaaaatttcaaaagaaaatagttTGGTTTTATGAAATAGAATATTAAATTGAAAGAGATAAGCAGATATCAATGCATGTTACGAACAGCTTTGCCAGGTTGGAGTATTTTATAAAGAAAGCGTGTGAATGTTCAAATCACCAAATAATATTCATGATTTTTGCTTTTGTTAACTCTTTTTAATGCTTTcagattatttttttgtgttgtatattttaaattttaaaacatgtaatctctctctttttaacATGCAgtttcattaaaatatattttattcaaaaaattataagtcaCAAAAACAAGGCAAGAATTAATTGACgctttattttgtaatttgtcACTGATGAACGcgataatttatacttaatcAACATTTTCCTTGAAACTTATCATTGATAAAAACGGAAATAAACATGTTATTATAATAAGATgaccaaattttgaaattaaaaaaaatagctgttaaatttttttaaaattcttgtgGCTCGATAATCAGACTGTTGTACCAACCTGAGGAGAAATTCGAAGCATATAAAACACTTCACTCTTCGACGCAATGGATATTGTTAGAAAGTCATGATCATGTTTCTGAATATAACCCAAAGACAAAAGCACGTGAAGGAGTTgcagttaattaaaaaatgttaattttgaaaatatgttttacTACTTGTTATGGAGGCCATATTgactttttcttatttattataaaattaagagaatCTACTCTATCTTTAAGTCAGCATTgattattttaagtaaattgATTATTGTTACAGGTGTTATgtcaatttttcaattttattatcaaGTTAAGAATAATCATcctaaaaaataactcaaatcTACACTATTgaaaaatactcaaatttcacattaattaaaaataaagtcaaattAGAATATATAGATGAGGAATAATCTTCACTCCTTGAATTAACTTTTGGAGTTGAGTTAGATCCTCTCTCTTAAAGTATGCATATTATCtcctttagtatttttttttcttaatttcacttttgacttctttatttttttaaatttgataaattgtctctttatttatttatttttaatttgattgtttcactattttattagtaattttaattcATCTACGAAGTTAATATCTTATATTCAATGAAAGTATTGAcgtaataaaaaagtaatcttCGTTCATCCATGCTATGTGACAGTACAATAAAGTGTTATATCACatcttttattgaatatttgaatGTTAGTTAACACATGATCCATAATGTCTAACTAAAATAATAGACAATCAAATTCACAAAAGAAATTTGGGAGATCAAATggtgaaattgaaaaaattaaaaagaataaaagtgtaattaattttttaaaatgtctcGTAACACAGTAATAAGACTGTTATACTTGCCTCTTGGCCGAGGATAAATCCAAACACAGAATACTTTACTCTTGGATGCAATGGACATTGTTAGAAAGTGATGATCATGTTTTTGCACATAATCCAAAACAAAAGCAGCTGCAGATTTTGGAGAAGACGACGTTGATtgcgcatatatatatatatatatatatatatatatatatatatatatacacacgcgCGCGTGTGTTTTACTAATCTCTAACTCTACCATATAAAAAAACAGGAAAATGTTCATATCTTGTATTTGTTAGTGTCAATGTCTTGTTTATAATTCCTCGTTCATCCCTCTTTTCTTGTTATCTTGGATggctgatttattttttaactttcttaTCTTCTTTCACATGCATATAAAAAACactcataaaataaaacaaaatagtgaCAGGATCAATTAATACTAgttgtcaattttttatatttaatatttaaaatatataaaaaaaattaccaatctaacttttaattaaatcacttcatatatttttaatgatacaTTTCAAAATTCACATAAAGTATTGGTAAGTTAGCTAGTAGTGGactcttatttatattttaaataatatataatatgttatgATAAAGTAGTAATAAATTTGTCATCTGTATGGAATTTGATAGATTGTtctattttatatgaaatttcaatttggcggttgtattaatttatttcatattttacaaaaattatcaaacgatgtaaatataaaaaaaaaaattgacacctAGAATTGTTCATGTTCCaattaaataatactaaaaacaCAAATGTTTAATATCAGCacaaagtaaatatttataaaatgctAATACAATAttacataaatcataaatactaacataatattttataaatctgAAATCGTCACAGAAAAAATACAGATAATAATgcttcattattttaaaaatgtatatatagaaactatcaaaactaagtaaataataataataataataataataataatataacatttaaaaattatacagtAGCATTTTCACCTTTTCAAGAATTTGGCTCCCCTGAAATGAAGTTCTTCACATTAGCTAAAAAAGTGTATCCGTGATTGTTGATTAAAAAACCAACGAATGAAAATTGTGACAAAATCAAATACGTAACAAACTCTAAAACTAATTACAATTTCAATTGTTGATTTTTTCAATTGATggttattattgtattttatccttttaaagaCATATTCTCTCGTTAGAAGTCATATCCCTTTCTCTCAATTAAACACTCTTCATCTTTCTTCGTTCATTTGAAATTGCATTTCACATATTACTCTTACAATTAgttgaatattttttcttgatcaTCTCAAACTAccatttttatatctttatttatgtatttgatttttaacttattaactttcaatataccttattttatctctatcttaaattaaattaatttttcttaacaaaattaataatagtcAAAACAACCTCGCAATTTAAAccttttattgtaaatttaaaatttatttatattttaaagatattatttgttataaattttgattatataaaaataaatatttatcttatataataCACAAGCTAAAACACCAGTAAATAGTTCATAGGTGGGGTGaagggtagcaacaatgaattAGGGCCAAATAGTTAAATTCATTACACAactcaatcaaaattttatgaGTTAGGCTAGATTGAGTTTAAGCAATTTTCATACACACCCAACCCAAATCAATCTGATCATAAATGGATTAGGTCGAGTTGGATTAATAGGATCAGgatatttagtaatttttttattttgtaaaaaaattagaacaatatttttttttgtgttaaaactttgtaagtatataataattaaatgtactcaaaagatattaaattataacaatGTTTGACTAATAGAATTAATGATTTCAAtgttaatacaatattttattttaaatagaaataaaatattatattaacatgagaaaaacataaataaaatcaacaacttaaaaaagaaaaaaatatatggtttgtttagtttaataaattatatgaactaaaatttaatgtttttatttaataattaatttatatataataataaatataattatatgatatgGGTCGGGTTGAttgagtttaaaataattaaatctgttgcccaatttatttatgaacaagttttaattaaatcaaattgaatttgactcaaacatttaaaaaatacaacttaTTATAATTAGATCGATTGGGCCAGGAGTATATTTGAACTCATGAATGCTCCTACCAAATAGGGGAGGAATAGACAAGGTGGTGGCCAGGGAGAAGAGGTTTGGAAAAAAGGTAGAAGATGAAGAATGTGAAAAATGATGGTATCATATAATCACATGTGTGAGGCAAATTCATGTTAAGGTTGACACAAAGTCATTAATTATGCGTTAGTGCAAACTTAATTAGCTTACTTTAGTGTATAAAATAGGATTGGCTTAAGTTGATGTAGCTAATTAAAAATGGtcaaattatttaatcatattaaatgtTAAATGGTGTCAATTAAGTCGATGCTATtagaaatgttatttttttatcttctataactaatgtaaaagtgatgttaacatcaaatcAACGTCAACTATTGTCAATATTGGCTTTttgggttttaaaaaaattataaaagaatatttgcTACAACATTGCGTTGGTTCAACCAATGCTATTAGCGCTAATGTTGAAGTCAATCCTATGTTTTAGACGTTATTTTTCGTGTTTTGTTACACTGTTAATAGTTCTATAAATCTACATGAGCTCTGAAGATTTATtagtcattttttgttttgaaacctATAAAGCAGCTAATTTGCCTTctacttttattaataaattgtaaacatttatttagaaaaattgatgattaatttgCCAACGAAGTTGACTAAAGTATTAGATCAAGTTAATAATATAGACAAAAAGCTGTTGAGT contains:
- the LOC100795243 gene encoding uncharacterized protein — protein: MWLEIIFGLVIYKLFRRFFYDDDVLDIEGSDSSALFFVADRLKKLYGANVYVGLRIPDADTASRQSIDMVLLTKQELWVISVKNFSGILTIGGDGSWVCEKPDKHKAERHPDPVEEARKQASIVESYLEQRGVALPEGYISCKVILPNPKLCTIPAGSFPSEVITHDQWMQLKPEPKRMLSSWVKSAFRSGKKDMQESVNQNLDFVLGSAPIWDRVELKGNKYVLGEFLEFKGKQEDVEALRPIRRSKVGRMIIQKTSMFGLAPSRLQVLYSLRDYRTEGASGPEWKEVTVRSSTEIAFQPENASKVRKFKLSSVSSMLLSA
- the LOC100795783 gene encoding WEB family protein At3g02930, chloroplastic, encoding MASKSRSSLSETPNKATPATPNKTRPSTPNKTSPATPRVSRLSKGVSKPESESPSPLQNLRLSAEKSSPRALNSKPATERKSPRPTSTAADKQLPRVAKGSELQAQLNLAQEDLKKAKEQLIQAEKEKEKAIDELKEAQRVAEEANEKLREAMVAQKRAEESSEIEKFRAVELEQAGIEAVHKKEEEWQKELESVRNQHALDVSALLSTTQELQQIKQELAMTCDAKNQALSHADDATKIAELHVEKAEILSAELIRLKAVLDSKLETEANENKVVLELQAEIEALKEELEKAQCYDAKLAEKENYIEQLNVELEAARMAESYAHSLLEEWTKKVEELEVRVEEANKLERSASMSLESLMKQLEGNKDLLHEAESEISSLKEKVGLLEMTIGRQRGDLEDSERCLDVAKEESLELSKKVESLESELETVKEEKAQALNNEKLSASSVQTLLEEKDKLINELEISKDEEEKTKKAMESLASALHEVSAEARDAKEKLLANHVERENYETQIEDLKLVLKASNEKCESMLNDARHEIDVLTCSVENSNSNIENYKAEWEQREHHLVNCLKLTEEENSSLGNEINRLIRLLKETEEEANAKREEEGQLKENLKEVEAEVIHLQEELKEAKAESMKLKESLLDKENEFQNIFEENEELRLRESTSIKKVEELSKMLDEVTSRNQTEENGDLTDSEKDYDMLPKVVEFSEENGHGGEDLSKKVELSANEEGLKQSLQEESIPLDDKYEKTESPKPENVNGKVNEEVSKEKDDSVEAEFKMWESCKIEKKEFLPEREPEPESFEEEVDSKIEGAEGFDQVNGTSIKEKVDDSGNSPSKQQVKKKKKALLGKFGSLLKKKGGSNHK